One Methanocaldococcus villosus KIN24-T80 genomic window carries:
- a CDS encoding DUF2098 family protein, producing the protein MNIKIGDYVMYINTGTKGKVVDIVEDYDGLWVVLDNGLMYRPHLLKVIDEKDVKKEEKKKIEIEEEEDIWEDKDYGDACGAG; encoded by the coding sequence ATGAATATTAAAATAGGAGATTATGTGATGTATATAAATACTGGAACTAAAGGAAAGGTTGTAGATATTGTAGAAGACTATGATGGATTATGGGTTGTTTTAGATAATGGATTAATGTATCGACCACATTTATTAAAAGTAATAGATGAGAAAGATGTCAAGAAAGAGGAGAAGAAAAAGATTGAAATAGAAGAGGAAGAGGACATTTGGGAAGATAAAGATTATGGAGATGCTTGTGGAGCAGGTTAG
- a CDS encoding YqhA family protein — MDNKKIKKIELLFESFLWKSKVVSILAVLFSLLGAIMIFLIASYEIIRIFPKVILYLFGYYVKNFHDQLIGTVISAIDLYLIAIVLLIFSFGIYELFISKIDIAECSEIGNKILVINNLDDLKDKLGKVVILALIVGIFKKILSIGIKNTLDVLLMSISIITLSISLYYLHKR, encoded by the coding sequence ATGGATAATAAAAAAATTAAAAAAATAGAATTATTATTTGAAAGTTTTCTATGGAAATCAAAAGTAGTATCTATTTTAGCAGTTTTATTTAGTCTTTTGGGAGCTATAATGATATTTTTAATAGCAAGTTATGAAATAATAAGAATTTTCCCTAAAGTAATACTTTACTTATTTGGATATTATGTTAAAAATTTTCATGATCAGTTGATAGGTACAGTTATTAGTGCTATAGATTTATACTTAATAGCTATTGTATTGCTGATATTTTCTTTTGGAATTTATGAGCTTTTCATTAGTAAAATAGATATTGCTGAATGTAGTGAGATAGGAAATAAGATACTAGTTATAAATAATTTAGATGATCTGAAAGATAAATTAGGGAAGGTTGTTATCTTAGCATTAATTGTTGGCATATTTAAAAAAATCCTTAGTATTGGAATAAAAAATACATTAGATGTTTTACTCATGTCAATAAGTATAATAACTCTTTCAATCTCTCTCTATTATCTACATAAAAGGTGA
- the glmM gene encoding phosphoglucosamine mutase: MKLFGTSGIRMRNLSPKIAYKVGSALVSLGYEDIVIAKDTRTTGKLIESAIIAGILNSGGEVTKIGIAPTPVLGFNSREYDAGVMITASHNPPEYNGIKMFNKNGVAFNKYEEEKIERVIFDNNLKYVNWNEVGEVFDDSKAIKRYRDFILNNVDLEKSYNVVVDCANGAGCLVSPYLLADLNCKVISLNSHIDGRFSGRLPEPDEKNLKETMKVVEALGYIGIAHDGDADRAVIIDEKGRLADFDKILALFCNYIVEKTKTKKIVTTIDASMIIDEILDGKAEVIRTKVGDVFVAEKMLEEGAVFGGEPSGTWIHGDIHLTPDGILTGLRVLEMLDYYDEKLYKLLDRLPSYFNIREKLPCKEEDKVKVINYIIEKGEEVFKTKPETVDGVRFNLEDGWILIRPSGTEEFIRIRVEAKSREKAEELLDKGVKLVKEALKV, from the coding sequence ATGAAACTTTTTGGAACATCAGGAATTAGGATGAGAAATCTCTCCCCAAAAATAGCCTATAAAGTGGGTTCTGCATTAGTAAGTTTAGGGTATGAAGATATAGTTATAGCTAAAGATACAAGAACTACAGGAAAATTGATAGAGTCGGCAATTATAGCAGGAATATTAAATTCTGGAGGAGAGGTTACAAAAATAGGTATAGCCCCAACACCAGTTTTAGGTTTCAATAGTAGAGAGTATGATGCAGGAGTTATGATAACAGCTTCACACAATCCACCTGAATATAATGGAATAAAAATGTTTAATAAAAATGGAGTAGCATTTAATAAATATGAGGAGGAAAAAATAGAAAGGGTAATATTTGATAATAATTTAAAGTATGTTAATTGGAATGAAGTTGGAGAAGTTTTTGATGACAGTAAAGCAATAAAAAGATATAGAGATTTTATTTTAAATAATGTGGATTTGGAAAAAAGCTATAATGTTGTTGTAGATTGTGCTAATGGAGCAGGATGTTTAGTTTCACCCTATCTTTTAGCTGATTTAAATTGTAAAGTTATATCCCTTAACAGCCACATAGATGGAAGATTCTCTGGAAGATTACCAGAACCTGATGAGAAAAATTTAAAGGAAACAATGAAAGTTGTTGAAGCTTTGGGTTATATTGGTATAGCTCATGATGGTGATGCAGATAGGGCTGTAATAATAGATGAAAAAGGTAGGTTAGCTGACTTTGATAAAATTTTGGCATTATTTTGTAACTACATAGTAGAAAAAACTAAGACTAAAAAAATTGTAACTACAATAGATGCATCCATGATAATTGATGAAATTTTAGATGGTAAAGCTGAAGTTATAAGGACAAAAGTTGGAGATGTTTTTGTTGCTGAAAAGATGTTAGAAGAGGGGGCAGTATTTGGTGGAGAACCATCAGGAACTTGGATACATGGGGATATTCATTTAACACCTGATGGAATATTAACAGGGTTGAGAGTTTTAGAAATGTTAGATTACTATGATGAAAAACTCTACAAGCTTTTAGATAGATTACCAAGCTATTTTAACATAAGGGAAAAATTACCATGTAAAGAAGAAGATAAAGTAAAAGTTATAAATTATATTATTGAAAAAGGAGAAGAAGTTTTTAAAACTAAGCCAGAAACTGTTGATGGAGTGAGATTTAATTTAGAAGATGGTTGGATATTGATAAGACCTTCAGGAACTGAGGAGTTTATAAGAATAAGAGTTGAAGCTAAGAGTAGAGAGAAAGCTGAAGAACTATTAGATAAAGGAGTTAAGTTAGTTAAAGAAGCTTTAAAGGTATAA
- a CDS encoding mechanosensitive ion channel family protein, translating into MKLGLFIKIVILLFLITLLMYLLNLYTYISIILSYKEQIIIIGIIIISAMILIDVCSELIDKYSKNRDIGEVLTLKILVKYFIYLITFLLIIAVFYKNTPSLFVSLGLIGAAITYALQRPILNLAGWMIIVFTRTIKIGDRVAIKDVGIGDVFNIDMQHIYIRELDNLLDPTGRVLIVPNSYIFDRTIVNFTKGTSYIWDRLEVHFTYDSNLKKIEEIVFSSAYDVVGKTMEEQYKKWIKNRYILTGFLKDKPIIRIKLTRSSIAVRVLYLVDTFEKASVKTEIYKRIIERVKKEEDVSLAYPHIKVVK; encoded by the coding sequence ATGAAACTGGGACTGTTTATAAAAATTGTTATTCTACTTTTTTTAATAACATTGCTAATGTATTTATTAAACCTCTACACCTATATCTCAATAATTTTGAGTTATAAAGAGCAGATAATTATCATAGGCATTATTATAATCTCTGCTATGATCTTAATTGATGTGTGCTCAGAGTTGATAGATAAATATTCAAAAAATAGAGATATAGGGGAGGTGCTTACACTTAAGATTTTAGTAAAATATTTCATATATCTTATAACTTTTTTGTTAATAATAGCTGTTTTCTATAAAAATACACCATCTCTGTTCGTTTCCTTGGGGCTGATTGGTGCTGCTATAACATATGCCCTACAAAGGCCTATATTAAACTTAGCTGGATGGATGATTATTGTTTTTACAAGAACAATAAAGATTGGGGATAGGGTGGCTATAAAAGATGTAGGAATTGGAGATGTGTTTAACATTGATATGCAACACATATATATAAGGGAGCTTGATAATCTATTAGATCCTACTGGAAGAGTTTTAATTGTTCCAAATTCATACATATTTGATAGAACTATTGTTAATTTTACAAAAGGTACTTCTTATATTTGGGATCGTTTAGAGGTTCATTTTACATATGATAGTAATTTAAAGAAAATAGAAGAGATAGTCTTTTCTTCAGCTTATGATGTTGTAGGAAAAACAATGGAAGAACAGTATAAAAAGTGGATTAAAAATAGATATATCTTAACTGGATTTTTAAAGGATAAGCCAATAATAAGGATAAAATTAACAAGATCTAGCATAGCTGTAAGAGTTCTCTATTTAGTTGATACTTTTGAAAAAGCCAGTGTTAAAACTGAAATATATAAAAGGATTATAGAGAGAGTTAAAAAGGAAGAAGATGTATCTTTGGCTTATCCACATATTAAGGTAGTGAAATAA
- a CDS encoding DNA primase large subunit — protein MILEYLEKFKDRDFLNDLKKYKKDILKKLKFIIDKDKEGLEVLKKVYGEFYFLIDYLLIILLSHTPYYNFFIKSYSELMKDYVEISRKVRVWEFIKVAGKANNNDLFLERLDVNNGYVDISEVKDIYAKEMIRVELKELGEMARKIKLPNEEIIKELLDEISIYLKDKVKYSFGGVKVDKVVKDIPLEWHPPCIRKILEDILSGGSPSHYARRSFVVYWFAAKFNPNLRPLDKDGNLVNLSALDIAKEEEIEKFIDEMIEIFKNVDDFNEEKTRYYIMHNIGYKVGHQRFTHCEYCKNWKDDKGKGLKEYCNPDEICMKKFIIHPLDYLCYKMKSEKHDK, from the coding sequence ATGATATTAGAGTATTTAGAAAAGTTTAAGGATAGGGATTTTTTAAATGATTTAAAGAAATATAAAAAAGATATTTTAAAAAAACTGAAATTTATTATTGATAAAGATAAGGAAGGGTTGGAGGTTTTAAAAAAAGTTTATGGAGAATTTTATTTTTTAATTGATTATTTACTAATAATTTTACTGTCTCACACTCCATATTATAATTTTTTCATTAAGAGCTATTCAGAGCTTATGAAAGATTATGTTGAAATAAGTAGAAAAGTTAGAGTTTGGGAATTTATAAAAGTTGCTGGAAAAGCAAATAACAATGATTTATTTTTAGAGAGGTTAGATGTCAATAATGGATATGTTGATATAAGTGAGGTAAAAGATATTTATGCAAAAGAGATGATAAGAGTTGAACTAAAAGAGCTTGGAGAAATGGCAAGGAAGATAAAACTTCCTAATGAAGAGATTATTAAAGAGTTATTAGATGAGATTAGTATTTATTTAAAAGATAAGGTTAAATATTCTTTTGGAGGAGTTAAAGTTGATAAAGTTGTTAAAGATATCCCATTAGAATGGCATCCTCCATGTATTAGAAAAATCTTAGAAGATATCCTAAGTGGTGGTTCTCCTTCTCATTATGCAAGAAGGAGTTTTGTAGTGTATTGGTTTGCAGCAAAATTTAACCCTAATTTAAGACCCTTAGATAAAGATGGAAATTTGGTGAATTTATCAGCATTAGATATAGCTAAGGAAGAAGAGATAGAAAAATTTATAGATGAAATGATAGAAATATTTAAGAATGTAGATGATTTTAATGAGGAGAAAACAAGATATTATATAATGCACAACATTGGTTATAAGGTAGGGCATCAGAGATTTACTCACTGTGAATACTGTAAAAATTGGAAAGATGATAAAGGTAAAGGTCTAAAAGAATACTGTAATCCTGATGAAATTTGTATGAAAAAATTCATAATTCATCCATTAGACTACCTCTGCTATAAAATGAAGAGTGAGAAACATGATAAATAA
- a CDS encoding DNA-directed DNA polymerase II small subunit produces the protein MINKFLEIEVLLTPDVYKALKQLKNEDIEMIIKKIKEFKRYNNKLILLDKNFLEIFTLNSLDEIINKYKDFDFISYYTGEKEEKKEEIKEEVIKEREEKEETKEEKEEVKEELPTIEEKEKTKNESLIEIRESFKSRINWIAKDIETKVKIYEDTDVSGKSTCTGSIEDFIKYFRDRYERLKKFIERKAKRKAKAIKDIRKVEEDVFTVGLVSDVSQRKNGDLLVRIEDLEDEILLILQKDKINNGELPDDILLDEVIGATGMVKNGVMYVNEIIRPSPTPKEPKRIDEEIYMCFLSDIHVGSNEFLKKDFEKFIRFLNGETNNGFEERIVSRLKYICIAGDLVDGVGVYPGQEEDLYEIDIIKQYEEIANFIEQIPEHIAIIISPGNHDAVRPAEPQPRLPDEITKLFNRDNIYFVGNPCVLNIHDFNTLLYHGRSFDDLVSQVRTASYENPTTIMKELIKRRLLCPTYGGRCPIAPEHKDYLVIDKDIDILHTGHIHINGYGIYRGIVMVNSGTFQEQTDFQKRMGIKPTPSIVPIINLSKVGQKGHYIEWDKGIVELRY, from the coding sequence ATGATAAATAAATTTTTGGAAATAGAGGTTTTGCTAACCCCTGATGTTTATAAAGCATTAAAACAACTAAAAAATGAAGATATAGAGATGATAATAAAAAAAATTAAAGAGTTTAAAAGATATAATAACAAGCTTATTCTCTTAGATAAAAATTTTTTAGAGATATTTACTTTAAACTCACTTGATGAAATTATTAATAAATATAAAGATTTTGATTTTATTTCTTATTACACTGGAGAAAAAGAAGAGAAAAAAGAAGAAATAAAAGAAGAGGTTATAAAAGAAAGAGAAGAAAAAGAAGAAACTAAAGAAGAGAAGGAAGAAGTTAAAGAAGAATTACCAACAATTGAAGAGAAAGAAAAGACAAAAAATGAAAGTTTAATTGAAATAAGAGAAAGTTTTAAAAGTAGAATTAATTGGATTGCTAAAGACATAGAAACTAAAGTTAAAATTTATGAAGACACTGATGTTTCTGGAAAATCAACATGCACAGGATCAATAGAGGATTTTATAAAGTATTTTAGAGATAGATATGAAAGGCTAAAAAAGTTTATAGAGAGAAAGGCTAAAAGGAAAGCTAAGGCAATTAAAGATATTAGGAAAGTTGAAGAGGATGTTTTTACTGTGGGTCTTGTCAGTGATGTATCCCAAAGAAAAAATGGTGATTTATTAGTTAGAATAGAAGATTTAGAAGATGAAATATTGTTGATTCTACAAAAAGATAAGATAAATAATGGAGAACTTCCTGATGATATATTATTAGATGAAGTTATTGGGGCTACAGGAATGGTTAAAAATGGGGTAATGTATGTTAATGAAATAATTCGTCCATCACCTACTCCAAAAGAACCTAAAAGAATTGATGAAGAAATATACATGTGCTTTTTATCTGATATTCATGTTGGTAGTAATGAGTTCTTAAAGAAAGATTTTGAAAAATTTATTAGATTTTTAAATGGAGAAACAAATAATGGTTTTGAGGAAAGAATAGTTAGTAGATTAAAATATATCTGCATAGCTGGGGATTTGGTTGATGGTGTTGGAGTTTATCCTGGACAGGAGGAGGATCTCTATGAGATAGATATTATTAAACAGTATGAAGAAATTGCTAATTTTATTGAACAGATTCCTGAACATATAGCCATTATTATCTCCCCAGGTAACCACGATGCTGTAAGACCTGCTGAACCACAGCCAAGATTACCTGATGAAATAACTAAGCTCTTTAATAGAGATAATATCTATTTTGTAGGTAATCCATGTGTTTTAAACATTCATGATTTTAATACACTTCTCTATCATGGTAGAAGTTTTGATGATCTTGTTAGCCAAGTGAGAACTGCAAGTTATGAGAATCCAACAACTATAATGAAAGAATTAATAAAAAGAAGACTTCTATGCCCAACATATGGTGGAAGATGTCCAATAGCTCCTGAACACAAAGATTATTTAGTTATTGATAAAGATATTGATATCTTACACACAGGACACATACATATAAATGGTTATGGTATTTATAGAGGAATTGTTATGGTTAATAGTGGAACTTTCCAAGAACAGACAGACTTTCAAAAGAGAATGGGAATAAAGCCCACACCATCAATAGTTCCAATTATAAACTTATCAAAAGTAGGGCAAAAAGGGCATTATATAGAGTGGGATAAAGGTATAGTTGAGTTGAGATATTAA
- the glyS gene encoding glycine--tRNA ligase yields the protein MDKYEKVIDLCKRRGYIWPSFEIYGGIAGFYDYGPLGCLLKSNIIDEFRKIFIIKEGFYEIETPTIMPYEVLKASGHVDNFTDPVVECKNCLESYRADHLIEEVLKINTEGKSLKELNEIIKEYNIRCPKCKGELGDVKRFNLMFVTFIGASGKRQGFMRPETAQGIFIQFRRLAQFFRNKLPFGVVQIGKSYRNEISPRQGVIRLREFTQAEIEYFVHPENKDHERFLEVKDTVVPLLPAENQINNKGVINITLGEAVEKGIIRHQTIAYFIALTKEFLESIGIDNKKIRFRQHLPDEMAHYAIDCWDAEVYTERFGWIECVGIADRTDYDLKSHSNHSNTELSIFIEEEEKIIETYDIELNYKLVGKLFKKDTKLIDEYIKNLNLDEKEKLVDEINKKGKVIININGKEFEILKDYLKIKKVKKVIKGKKVIPHVIEPSFGIDRIIYCLLEHSYVEDGERIYLNLKPKIAPIKAYVFPLVNRDKLPEIAKDIVRMLRDNDILAEYDDTGSIGRRYMRADEIGVPFCITVDGDTLKDNTVTVRDRNTKDQVRVKIDELVGYLKKNLI from the coding sequence ATGGATAAGTATGAAAAAGTTATAGATCTTTGCAAAAGAAGAGGGTATATATGGCCATCTTTTGAGATATATGGAGGTATTGCAGGTTTCTATGATTATGGACCCTTAGGATGCTTGTTAAAGAGTAACATAATAGATGAGTTTAGAAAGATTTTTATTATAAAAGAAGGTTTTTATGAAATTGAAACTCCAACAATAATGCCTTATGAAGTTTTAAAAGCTTCTGGACATGTTGATAACTTCACTGATCCTGTAGTAGAATGTAAAAATTGTTTAGAAAGTTATAGAGCAGATCATTTGATTGAAGAGGTTTTAAAAATAAATACTGAAGGGAAATCTCTAAAAGAGTTAAATGAAATTATAAAAGAATATAACATTAGATGCCCAAAATGTAAAGGAGAGCTTGGAGATGTTAAAAGATTTAATTTAATGTTTGTTACTTTTATAGGAGCTAGTGGAAAGAGACAGGGATTTATGAGACCTGAAACTGCTCAAGGTATATTTATACAATTTAGAAGGTTAGCCCAATTTTTTAGAAATAAGCTACCATTTGGTGTAGTTCAAATAGGTAAATCATATAGAAATGAGATCTCCCCAAGACAGGGAGTTATTAGATTAAGGGAATTTACACAAGCTGAAATTGAATATTTTGTTCACCCTGAAAATAAAGATCATGAAAGATTTTTAGAAGTAAAAGACACTGTTGTTCCATTATTACCTGCTGAAAATCAGATCAACAATAAAGGAGTTATAAATATTACACTTGGAGAAGCTGTAGAAAAAGGAATAATTAGACATCAAACTATAGCCTATTTTATAGCATTAACAAAAGAGTTTTTAGAAAGTATAGGGATTGACAACAAGAAAATTAGATTCAGACAACATCTTCCTGATGAAATGGCACACTATGCTATAGACTGTTGGGATGCTGAAGTTTATACTGAAAGATTTGGATGGATTGAGTGTGTGGGTATTGCTGATAGGACAGATTATGACTTGAAAAGTCATTCAAATCATAGTAATACAGAGTTATCTATATTTATAGAAGAAGAAGAGAAGATTATTGAAACTTATGATATTGAGCTTAATTATAAGTTAGTTGGTAAGTTATTTAAAAAAGATACAAAATTAATTGATGAGTATATAAAAAACCTTAATTTAGATGAAAAGGAAAAACTGGTAGATGAGATAAATAAGAAAGGAAAAGTTATTATAAATATAAATGGAAAAGAATTTGAAATTTTAAAAGATTATTTAAAGATAAAAAAAGTTAAAAAAGTAATAAAAGGAAAAAAGGTTATACCACATGTTATAGAACCTTCTTTTGGAATTGATAGAATAATATATTGCCTATTAGAGCATAGTTATGTTGAAGATGGGGAAAGGATATATCTTAATTTAAAACCAAAAATAGCTCCTATAAAGGCTTATGTTTTTCCTTTAGTTAATAGAGATAAATTACCTGAGATAGCAAAAGATATTGTTAGAATGTTAAGAGATAATGATATTCTAGCTGAATATGATGATACAGGATCTATAGGTAGAAGATATATGAGAGCTGATGAAATTGGAGTGCCTTTCTGTATTACAGTGGATGGAGATACATTAAAAGATAATACAGTAACAGTTAGAGATAGGAATACTAAAGATCAGGTGAGAGTAAAGATTGATGAATTAGTAGGATATTTGAAAAAAAATCTTATTTAA
- a CDS encoding metal-dependent transcriptional regulator, producing MSRSIEDYLEKIYLFVKENKRPIKTTELAKMLNINPSAITNMAKRLKELGYVKYEPYVGISLTKEGEEIAKKIIEKHQTIKTFLIICLGLNEEEADEEACKLEHVVSDKVLDRLKMFIEDYKKVKH from the coding sequence ATGTCAAGAAGTATTGAAGATTATTTAGAAAAGATATATTTGTTTGTTAAAGAAAATAAACGGCCAATTAAAACTACAGAGTTAGCTAAGATGTTAAATATAAACCCTTCAGCTATTACAAACATGGCCAAAAGATTAAAAGAGCTTGGGTATGTTAAATATGAACCATATGTTGGAATAAGTTTAACCAAAGAGGGAGAGGAGATAGCAAAAAAAATAATAGAAAAACATCAAACAATAAAAACATTTTTAATAATTTGCTTAGGTTTAAATGAGGAGGAAGCTGATGAAGAAGCTTGTAAGTTAGAACATGTAGTATCTGATAAAGTTTTAGATAGGTTAAAAATGTTCATCGAAGATTACAAAAAGGTGAAACATTGA
- the hacA gene encoding homoaconitase large subunit, which yields MSLVEGVLSKKLGQKVEAGDTVEVKVDLAMTHDGSTPLAYKALREMADSVWDREKIVVVFDHNVPPNTVKAANMQKMALEFVKRYNIKYFHRGGEGICHQILIENYVLPNMFVAGGDSHTCTHGAFGAFATGFGATDMGYIYATGETWIKVPKTIRVNIVGKNNRVSAKDIALKVCKELGTRNIYKAIEFGGNVVKDMDMDGRFVLCNMAIEMGAKTGIIEADEKTFEFLKKERKMNEEEINKLKREVVKSDNNYDKEIEIDITDMEEQIALPHSPANVKPISEVEGLEIDQVFIGSCTNGRLSDLKEAAKYLKGRKVHKDVKLIIIPASKKVFIDALREGLIEIFVKAGAMICCPGCGPCLGAHQGVLGDGEVCLSTSNRNFKGRMGSDKSYIYLCSPKVAAISAINGYISSDIHES from the coding sequence TTGAGTTTAGTGGAGGGAGTTTTATCTAAGAAGTTAGGTCAGAAGGTTGAAGCTGGAGATACTGTAGAGGTTAAAGTTGATTTAGCAATGACACATGATGGCTCTACACCTTTAGCCTATAAAGCTTTGAGAGAGATGGCTGACAGTGTTTGGGATAGGGAGAAGATTGTTGTTGTATTTGACCATAATGTCCCACCAAACACTGTTAAAGCTGCAAACATGCAAAAGATGGCTTTAGAATTTGTTAAAAGATATAATATAAAATATTTTCATAGAGGAGGAGAAGGGATATGTCATCAAATACTTATAGAAAATTATGTTCTACCAAACATGTTTGTTGCTGGTGGTGATTCTCACACATGCACACACGGAGCCTTTGGAGCTTTTGCTACAGGATTTGGGGCTACAGATATGGGATATATATATGCTACTGGAGAAACATGGATAAAGGTGCCAAAAACTATTAGAGTAAATATTGTTGGAAAAAATAATAGAGTTTCTGCAAAAGATATAGCATTAAAAGTTTGTAAAGAGCTAGGAACAAGAAATATATATAAAGCTATAGAGTTTGGAGGGAATGTAGTTAAAGATATGGACATGGATGGAAGATTCGTGCTCTGTAACATGGCTATCGAGATGGGTGCTAAGACAGGGATTATAGAAGCTGATGAAAAAACTTTTGAATTTTTAAAAAAAGAAAGAAAAATGAATGAAGAAGAGATAAACAAGCTTAAAAGGGAAGTGGTAAAGTCAGATAACAATTATGATAAAGAAATTGAAATTGATATAACTGATATGGAAGAACAGATTGCTTTACCTCATTCACCAGCAAATGTAAAACCTATATCAGAAGTTGAAGGTTTAGAAATTGACCAAGTTTTCATAGGTTCATGTACAAATGGAAGGTTATCAGACCTGAAAGAGGCTGCTAAATATTTAAAAGGTAGAAAAGTTCATAAAGATGTAAAGCTTATTATAATCCCTGCATCAAAAAAAGTTTTTATAGATGCTTTAAGAGAAGGGTTAATAGAAATTTTTGTTAAAGCTGGGGCTATGATATGTTGCCCAGGATGTGGCCCATGCTTAGGGGCTCATCAAGGAGTTCTAGGGGATGGAGAAGTTTGTTTATCCACATCAAATAGAAACTTTAAAGGAAGAATGGGTAGTGATAAAAGCTATATATATTTATGTTCTCCAAAAGTTGCTGCTATTTCAGCAATTAATGGATATATATCAAGTGATATTCATGAAAGTTAA
- a CDS encoding CBS domain-containing protein has translation MKVKQLMSKDFVKIYEDYPIEKVIKLLKEHKKFSAPVLDEEDRLLGWITTIDLLGVTEFKKSIKEIMLPKEEVIIAYEDEEAREVVLKFVKYKVVSIPVLSRDDRVVGIVRNCDIVKTLAKLYEIPVYNIFKKLHEHLDIDWNELMEAAAIVTKKMSGEDITPEDYEKRIKNTTFGKAIWACGGLENFFVGLIEIGMVALARRLAKKRR, from the coding sequence ATGAAAGTTAAACAGTTAATGAGTAAAGATTTTGTTAAGATCTATGAGGATTATCCTATAGAGAAAGTTATTAAACTTTTGAAAGAGCATAAAAAATTTTCTGCTCCAGTGTTAGATGAGGAGGATAGGTTATTAGGATGGATAACTACAATAGATCTTTTAGGAGTTACTGAGTTTAAAAAGTCTATAAAAGAAATAATGCTTCCTAAAGAAGAGGTTATAATTGCTTATGAAGATGAAGAAGCAAGAGAAGTTGTGCTAAAATTTGTTAAATATAAAGTTGTTAGCATACCTGTGTTATCAAGAGATGATAGGGTTGTAGGAATTGTTAGAAACTGTGATATTGTTAAAACCCTTGCTAAGTTATATGAGATCCCTGTTTATAATATATTTAAGAAGTTGCATGAGCACCTTGATATAGATTGGAATGAATTAATGGAAGCAGCTGCTATAGTAACAAAAAAGATGAGTGGAGAAGATATTACTCCTGAAGATTATGAGAAGAGAATAAAAAACACTACATTTGGAAAGGCTATATGGGCTTGTGGAGGATTAGAAAATTTCTTTGTAGGGTTAATTGAGATAGGAATGGTAGCCTTGGCTAGAAGATTAGCTAAAAAAAGGAGATAA
- a CDS encoding HTH domain-containing protein has translation MNIKEEIEKLVEKKEYDFWTFLKKAYEKDIKLDIGHFILLNLLIGVKDIYKKLINEIGEEEARKILEKNRIFTKNSDYVSGEFLKNYINRKSRVAVHNRIKDLKTLGFKIESKSGPFGGYKLIEYPEWFKKE, from the coding sequence ATGAATATAAAAGAGGAGATAGAAAAACTTGTTGAAAAAAAGGAATATGATTTTTGGACATTTCTAAAAAAAGCTTATGAAAAAGATATTAAATTGGATATAGGGCATTTTATTTTATTAAACCTTCTAATTGGAGTTAAAGATATATATAAAAAGTTGATAAATGAGATAGGAGAAGAAGAAGCTAGAAAAATTTTAGAAAAAAATAGAATATTTACAAAAAATTCTGATTATGTGTCAGGAGAATTTTTAAAAAACTATATAAATAGGAAAAGTAGAGTGGCTGTTCATAACAGAATAAAAGATCTAAAAACTTTGGGATTTAAGATAGAAAGTAAATCTGGACCATTTGGAGGATATAAGTTAATAGAATATCCAGAGTGGTTTAAAAAAGAGTGA